The genomic stretch GCCCGAGGACTCCGAGGACTCGCTCAGCTCAGCGGGCAGTGACTCAGACGAGAGCGTTTACAAGGTGCTGCTACTGGGGGCGCCTGGCGTGGGCAAGAGCGCCCTGGCGCGCATCTTCGGCGGTGTGGAGGACGGtcctgaggcagaggcagcaggtgAGGGGACCCAGCTGTTCAGGGGAGGGACGATCAGGGGGCTAGGACTAGGGGCTGAGACCGGAACTCAAAGCCGCAAGTACCGTggaattattgttattatcattgttattattgttattgttattattattattattttgagatggagtttccctctttcgcccaggctggagtgcagtggcctcgatctaggctcactgcaatctccgccttcaggtttcaagggattcttctgcctcagcctccagagtagctaggattacaggcgcccaccaccccacccggctaatatttgtgtttttagcagagatggggtttcaccatgttggccaggctggtctcgaacttctgacctcgtgatccgcccacctcggcttcccaaagtgctgggattacaggcgtgagccaccgcgcctggccaatagtgTGGAATTCTATTGGCGCTTTCGGAATCATGCCTCTACCTACCCATTTcataaatggggaaaggaaagaagaagggacaCCCCCCAGCCTTTGGTAGGGAAGAAATGCCCAGAGTAGAAGGCCAGGGCATAGATATGGCTACTCTGTGGGATGGGACCGGACATCCCTCCCTGCCTATCAGGGACAGGTCAGAGTTTCTAACCAGAGTTCCTCCTGTAAGAGAGGAGCCCTAGGTGGCCAAGGTCCCCAGGGAGCAGGACAGTCAGTATTCTAACTCAGGCCACTGGGTCAGAGCCATCTTgggacccaggaagcagaagggcAGGGGGCATTGAAGCGGCCACCTGGGACATTGCTAGCTTGGGGGGCATGTGGGTGGAGGTCAGGCACACCATGCCCTCCAGCTCCCACTTCCCTGCCTGGCACTGCTGTTGCCACATACCAGCATCTgcaagtggagtggagggtaAGGAGGGCTCTGGGGAGGAGTTGGAGGGTGTGGCCAGAACAGGAAACCTGGCAGCAGGGGCTTTGACAGTCAGCTGGTAACCTGTCTACTGGCCTCCTGCCTAGGGCACACCTATGATCGCTCCATTGTGGTGGACGGAGAAGAGGCATCACTCATGGTCTACGACATTTGGGAGCAGGTAGGGTGCAGGCTGAGacccagggcaggggagggaggagtgagTTGGGTTAGGGGTCTGGGAGTGCCAGGCTCGTGTCGGGGGCATGAGGACTGTTgagcagatgtgtgtgtgtgttccccaGGACGGGGGCCGCTGGTTGCCCGGCCACTGCATGGCCATGGGGGATGCCTATGTCATCGTGTACTCAGTGACGGACAAGGGCAGCTTCGAGAAGGCCTCAGAACTGCGAGTCCAGCTGCGGCGTGCACGGCAAACAGATGATGTGCCCATCATCCttgtgggcaacaagagtgacctgGTGCGCTCTCGTGAGGTCTCAGTGGATGGTGAGTAGGCGGCAGGTCGCAGGGGGAGGGAGCACCCTTGATCCAGGCAGTCTTGGCTCAGCTTGAGTCCCCGCGGATCATCAGAGGCTAAAAATGTTCAGAAAGAAAACTGGCGGGGAGGGAAATGGGAGACAGCCGGTGCCTGCTCGCAGGGCTCCGGAAGGCCCCAGAGGGCTGGTGAAAGAACCAAATCTGATAGGGGAGCTGGGGACCACAGGGccctcctctcctgcccctcTAGGTCCTGGCCTGGCTGGTTGGGGGGTAAGTGGGTGGAAGAGAGTGTAGGGGAACAGGCCAGGAGATCAGAGCCTGTGTCCTAGGTCTGGGCCATTCTTAGAGTAGACTTGGCTCCGGGGAAGACCCTTCCCACTTGGCCTCAGCATCCTTTTCTGTGGTCCCCAGTACTGAGCCCCTCAGAGGAACCCAGCAGTGACTTGGTGATCTTGTCCCCGCAACCCCAGTCCACTGGATCATTCATCGTGATATAACCTcgaattaaaaaaatactaagttGTGCCGGGTGCGGGCCGggggatggctcacgcctgtaattccagcactttgggaggccgagtcgggcagatcacgaggtcaggagattgagaccatcttggccagcatggtgaaaccccgtctctactaaaaatacaaaaaattagcccggcatggtggcaggcacctgtagtcccagctactcgggaggctgaggcaggagaatggcgtgaacccaggaggcggagattgcggtgagccgagattgtgccactgcactccagcctgggagatagcgagactccgtctcagaaaaataatataagatACTAAGTTGTCCAACATAGTTCTCATTTTCCTGTGTTTACTACTGTCGTACTTTGTTTAAACATCAGGcttcaaattatttcaataagTGGATCTCCTTTTGAGGGCCACTGTTTTAGGGGCTCCTTAAACGCAGGCACTCTGCCTACTGGGTGACACAGCAGTGCCCAGTACCCTCAGTACAGGAGCTGGGGTCTCTGTGTTTTCGGGGAGGACCTTGCAAATTCTCGAGTGGCAGCTTCCATGGGTGGCCAGTGTTGGAGGGGGCTCCTCACTCACCCACCCTTTGTTTACTGGTGCCTGCCTTTCCCCACCCACACAGAGGGCCGGGCCTGCGCGGTGGTCTTTGACTGCAAGTTCATTGAGACATCAGCGGCATTGCACCACAATGTCCAGGCGCTGTTTGAAGGTGTCGTGCGCCAGATACGCCTGCGCAGGGACAGCAAAGAGGCCAACGCGCGACGGCAAGCAGGCACCCGGAGGCGAGAGAGCCTTGGCAAAAAGGCGAAGCGCTTCTTGGGCCGCATCGTAGCTCGTAACAGCCGCAAGATGGCCTTTCGCGCCAAGTCCAAGTCCTGCCACGACCTCTCGGTTCTCTAGGTCCCACCCGCTCCCACTGTGGTGGGAGACGAACGGAAGGGTTGGTGGGCTGGCCCAGCCAACTGCCCCAGGTGCCTCAGAGCAGGCTCAGACTCTGGGTCCCTCGGAGCTGCCAGCCGGGCACCCCCAACCTCATGGTCATGGACAGATAGACAGTGCTGCCCTGAGAGGTGGCTCCCAGGGGCCAGTGAGGGCTGGGCCCACAGAGATGCATGCGCAGGCTCATATGCGTCCCAAGAAGCCGCAGCGCAGCCGCGGGGCAGGCCTGTGTGCCGGGAGAGGACTCTGCCTTTTTTCACAGCCCGGGTGTGCCTGCCCTGGAGGGAGGCTGATCAGTGCGGTGGCTATTTGTTTACATGCAGATTTTTGTAATAAAGGCTATTTCCTGATAGTCATGGCTGTTGACTCTCTTTCCTCCTATCTGGGCGCTTCAGGAGCTGGAAGGATTTCTGAAGTTGAGGGGTGGGGGCTCACTGCCCCACCCTAGTGTGTGGCCATGATGTGTTAATGTGAGGGTCCGGATATAGCCAGCTGGGATGGGCATCGGGTCTGGTTAGGAGTTCAAGGAGCAGGAGACACAAACCCCTCCCAGTCCCTGTTATCCAGATTCTTCTCTTTCTGCACTGGGGCCTGGTGTTGCCCAACTGATTGAGGGTTCAATCACCTCACTGTCCataaagggaaactgaggctgctcAAGGGAACACATTCTGCCCTGGGTCTCACAACCAGGCAGGAACCCTGGGTCTCACAACCAGGCAGGATCTGGCTCCACAGCTGGTATTTCTGCCCTGTTCCCTCTTGAGGGGCTGGAATCAGCTGAGGTTAGGGATAGAGACCTCGGAAGGGTGGTTTGTGAAGGCAcacacagctccacatggctccTCCACCTCTTCGCTGGGGTTGAGCTACTGAGGAGGCCCTCACTGTTCTCTCTACCATGAGTATCCAGGccagaacattccatgctcagcATTGGCTAATTCAGTTTTGGTGGGAACAGCTGCCGGGAGCCCGCCCTGCCTGGAATGAGAGGTCTTGCATTTGTATAGGAAGGTGTACTCATGCTTATGTTTAGGGATGCACCTGTCTCCCTGCCCACCCATGCCCATGGCTCCCTCACCCTCGGCACAAGTGCTGCTAAGAGTTTTTATCTACATGGTCTCAGGAAAAACCATCCCCATTTGGTGCCGGGTGGGAAGTGGCTGAGTGGGTACTGGTATACAGGTCTGCCCATCTCCAAAGCCTGGAGGCAGCCTGGGGCGAGGTGGGGGGCAGTTTCTAAGAAGGTTCTGGGCCAAGGTCCATACATTCCTTCCTTAGTTCAATGTATTCATTCCACAGACTCCAGGGAGCCTTGGCAACCTGGTTAGAATCCTGATTGCAGCTTGTTGAATGGCAGGAGGAGGCTTGAGGGCTGCCCCTCCATATACAGGGGAGTGCTGAGATTCACCCACGTGCTCCCCAGGGCAGAGGTAACTGCTCAGAGCTGTTGCtgctctgcccctcctccccacatACTTCAAGGAATGCAGAAGGCATGGTAGTTTCAGAGCAAGTGAGGGTCCCCAGGCCTTCCTGGCTGTCACTTATTGACTGTGTGACCCTAGGCAAACCACTCAGCTTCTCTGTGCCCCAGCGTGTGACACGGGCACAATGGCCCTTCAGAACGCAGTATGTGGCATAATGAAGGTATGTGCTCAGAGCAGTGCTGGGCGCAGAGCAGGAGCTTAACACGTGTGAAAGCCCCTTCAACCTCCCCACACTGCACTGCTCCAGGCTGGGTGCCAGAGTGACCCTGAAGCAGGCACTCAGCTTGTGACAAGGCTGGGGGCAGCTGGGGGTAGCTTCTGGCCTGAGAGAGAGACTAATCAGATGTACCGTGGGAAGGACTTCGTGGGGACCATGGGAAGCTCCAAGGCTGGGGAGGGACTGGAGACCCActtcccaccctctcccctcGTTCCAGACTCCCAGGCCCCAGAAGCATCTCCTGGCTCTGCTTGGCTGCCCTCATTGCGGGGAGAGCCCCTGTTCAGCCCTGCAACTCCCTCAAGGTCACCTGAGCCAGTTTAATCTTCTTAGAGGCACGAGACTGCCGACTGTCTCAGCCCTGTCACTGTTGAGTGGCCAATGTAAGGACTTCGGGAGCTCATAGGCTGCTGCACTCCCCCACCACAGGTCCCCCTCGGGGGGTGGTCTGGAGCCCCAATACCCACTTCCACTCATGCACTGCTCACCCATCCtttgcaacctccagctccttgTCTTAGTTCCACAAGCCATGGGGAGCTGCCAGGGCAGAATGAGAGCCAGGTCATTCCTGAGTCCCTGAGTTCTGCTCTCAAAGGGCTCCCAGTCTAATGTAAGAGGCAGACAATGACAATCTGGTGTCCTCTGTGTATTAATAGAGATAGCACATGGCATGGCGTGAGGGGGAGGGGCATTGCCAGAGGAGGCTCCTGAACAAGCCTGGGAACATAGGGGAagtttcctggaaaaaggaacatttgaGCTGAGCACTGAAGCATGAGCAGGTGCTTACCACACAGATGAATGAGTGGGAAGGGTGTTCCATGCAAAAGGAACAGAGTGTGCAAAGGTGTGGCTGCAGACTCTGGAGCCTGGGAGATAAGTGAGACCAAGTCTGGAGCCACAGAAAAAGCAGTGTCCAGACCCAGAGGGCCAAGGAATACCTCCTGGGCTGTGCTGGGGTCGAGGGAGTGCCAGGCCAACCATCTCCCCACCTCCTGGGGCTGGCAGTCACGGATGCTGAGCAGCTCCTAGCTTTCCAAAGTCAATGAGTAACTTGgggggctgggcagggccaggcctgctGCTGTGGGCCCAGTGGCCTTTTCCACTCCTGAGCAAGCGTGGCTGAACCCTCCTACCTGATCAAGTGTCCTGCCTtgccccacccagcccagcctggccagagCCCCCTGGAGAAGGAGCCCTCTTGCTTGGCAGCTGGACCTAGGGAGCCAGTCTTGGGTGCtggagggtgaggggctgggagtggaggggagggcaTGGCTGAGGCTGGGGTTGGTGTCGGAGAAAGGAGAAACACTGCCCTGTCCTCGTCATCTGGGAAAGAATTCTCAGGGCCTCATCTTAGAGGGGTTGTTATTTTATCGCTGCTCTGCCTGCCCAGCTCCATGACAAGGGCTGGGAAATAATGAGACAAGGGCCGGGCTCCTGCTCCGGGGGCTCTCCTTGTCTAGAAGGTGGCAGTGGGAGGCAGGACAATCCCAGAGGCCCTGAGCTAGGAGGACTCCTCCTGTGGTCAAGTCCTCTGTGACCTTGGCCAGACCCCAGCCTTCAGGCCTTGCCTGCAACAAGAGGTGACTTCAGGAAGTGACCCTCCAAGTCTTCAGGAACTTTCCAGCTTCAAACTTTTGTGATTTGGGGGGTTGCTAGAAAATTACCACTTTGGGATCTGCGACCTGGGGAGGCTATGGCGAGAAGGAGCTGGAGGTCTAGAGGTGAAATTCCGATAGAGTACTTGATGGGCCAAGAGCCTAGATGCAAGGTGGCTGGGCCTGGGGGCCTTGGTGGGCCTGGCCAAGGAGCAGGGCACTACCCTGTAGGAGATGGGGAGCCTCAGCTCCtttggaggggaggaagaggaggctagTCTGCAGTGCGATCCCACTAGTTGTGTGTGTGGGATGGaaagcccctccccacccacctgggCTGGATCCTCACTGCTGTGTCCCTCAGGCCTGTCCTGACCATGGTCCCTGCCTGGCTGTGGCTGCTTTGTGTCTCCGTCGCCCAGGTGAGCTAGgccctgcctcctctccttcAGGTCTTGGCCTTGGGGGTTGACACTCTTGCCCCCAACTCCACCCAGACCAATTGCACTGACCATGAGAACGGTGCAAGGCATGGGAGGGGtcagagctgggactacagagctACCGTGGGATGAGGAGGTCAAAGGCCAGAGTGCGGGTGGATGGACTAAGGTATGGCCAGGCCCTGGGAGGGGGCAGAAATTCCCCTCTTCTGTTGGGTCCCAGTGCCCACGCAGGAAGATAGAGCCTGGTGACAAGGTGAGAATCCTCCCACAGGCTCTCCCGGAGGCCCAGCCTGCAGAGCTGTCTGTGGACGTTCCAGAAAACTATGGTGGAAATTTCCCTTTATACCTGACCAAGGTGAGCCGGAGAGctggggttggggcagggggGATCCCTCCCCACAAagtccttctccttcctctggcaCCCTTCCTCTTGCTGTTTCTCTTTGAAACCCTACTTTCCAGAGAGTATGTACATGTTATACAGGTTGAATGTCCCCTATCTGAAATgattgggaccagaagtgttgcagattttgaattttttttttcagattttggaatatttgcatatacatcatgagatatcttggggaatGGAACCCAAATCTAGATacgaaattcatttatgtttcatatacaccttatacacatagcctgaaggtaacattacacattttttttcttttgagacgaagttttactcttgtcacccaggctggagtgcagtagcgtgttctcagctcactgcaacttccacgtcctgggttcaaaagattctcctgcctcagcctcctgaggagctgggactacaggcatgcaccaccactcctggctaattttttttttttttttttttttttgtatttttagtagagacagggcttcgccatgttggccaggctagtctcgaacacctgacctcaggtgagccgcccaccttgggctcccaaagtgctgggattaccacttTGGGATTTGCGAGCTGGGGAGGCTATGGCGAGAAGGAGCTGACGGTATAGAAGTGAAATTCTGATAGAATCCTTGAGGGGCCAAGAGCCCAGTGTGAGTCTGCTCCTGGGcgaatatttttaatgattttgtgcatgaaacaaagttctGACTATGTGTTGACTGTGACCTGTCTCATGAGGTCAGATGCGGCATTCTCCACTTGTCAcgtcatgttggtgctcaaaaagtttcagattttgagtatttcagatttcaaatttttggcTTAGAGATGCTCAACCTGCAGTGGGAATGACTAACAGATTTTAATCCTAGTGGAGAGTAGAGCTTTAAGTTAAAGAACAAGTTTCAGAAAGAAGGgcagagggccgggcgcggtggctcacgcttgtaatcccagcactttgggaggctgaggcgggcggatcatgaggtcaggagaccgagaccacggtgaaaccccgtctctactaaaaatacaaaaaaattagccaggcgtggtggcgggcacctgtagtcccagctactcggagaggctgaggcaggagaatggcgtgaacccgggaggcggagcttgcagtgagccgagattgcgccactgcactccagcctgggtgacagagcaagactccctctcaaaaaaaaaagaagggcagagAGTCAGAGAGTTTTGGGGAGCATCAGGTCCAGGGAAAAGAGTTCTGGCTCTGAGTCTCAGTCCTGAtgcttactggctgtgtgacctcagacgtGAGCCAGAtgtctctgagactcagtttccccgCATGTAAAATGAGGCCATCAGGTGGAGGGGGGCATTTCCCAGGCCTGGCCACCACTCCCTTCACTTCTATTCACTTCCATCAGTTGCCGCTGCCCCGTGAGGGGGCTGAAGGCCAGATCGTGCTGTCAGGGGACTCAGGCAAGGCAGCTGAGGGCCCATTTGCTGTGGATCCAGATTCTGGCTTCCTGCTGGTGACCAGGGCCCTGGACCGAGAGGAGCAGGCAGAGTACCAGCTACAGGTATGGCTGGGCCAGGTGTAGGGGAGAGCAGGCAAGGCAGGGCCAGACGCTGACTCCCCTTCCCTGCCAGGTCACCCTGGAGACACAGGATGGACGTGTCTTGTGGGGTCCACAGCCTGTGCTTGTCCATGTGAAGGATGAGAATGACCAGGTGCCCCATTTCTCTCAAGCCATCTACAGAGCTCGGCTGAGCCAGGGTACCAGGCCTGGTGAGTGACCAGGACAGCCAATTTACAGTAAGGTCAGGTGGGCCTTGATGGAACAGCAGAGAGCGAAGAGATGGCCAGAGAGTTGGCATAGGACAGGGCAGCCATTTctatcccatttcttttttcttttcttttcttctttttcttttttcttttttctttttttttttttttttgagatggactctcactctgttgcccaggctggagtgcaatggcatgatctcggctcactgcaacctcttcctcctaagtttaagcaattctcctgcttcagcctcccaagtagctgggattacaggcacctgccaccacacccggctaattttttgtatttttaaaagagacggggttttgccttgttggccaggctggtctagcactcctggcctcaggtgatccacccgcctcggcctcccaaagtgctggaattacaggcatgagccaccacgcctggcccatccTGTACCATTTCTGTCCCATCTTGTTCCTCCCTACTCCACTGAGAGTGCCATCCACTCTTGGCTTTAGTTTGCTCATCTAGGAAGTAGGACGAAAAGCTGTGGCTCATCTCCAGAGTCCTGATGTGATGATGGATAGGGAAGAAAGgacagaggagaaataggagaggcATGGGAGACTCTCCCCACCCTCTCTATCCCTTACAGTTTACCCTCCCACCGTGAACCAGGcatccccttcctcttccttgaGGCTTCAGACCGGGATGAGCCAGGCACAGCCAACTCGGATCTTCGATTTCACGTCCTGAGCCAGGTTCCAGCCCAGCCTTCCCCAGACATGTTCCAGCTGGAGACTCAGCTGGGGGCTCTGGCCCTCAGCCCCAAGGGTGAGCCCGAGAAGGAtgtgctggggagggagggtCAGAGAAGGCTGGAGAAGGTGGTATCTGAACCATAAGACAAGCATGGGTGGGAGCTTGAGAGGtaaaaagggagggaagggcaCTCTAGGTGGAGAGAGCAACAAGGCAGGAGGGTGtggaggcagggccaggcatggAGAGCTAGGACATGGTGTGAATGGAGGGCCTCAACTCCACACTCCATGGAGACCTGGGCCTAAGGGACAAGGATAGGAACAGTCTAAGGGCTTATAGCTAAGATGCTGCTGGGCGACCTTGCGACTGATGGCAGAAGAGACTTGGACCTGGAAGCTCAGACCAGAGGCATGAACTAGGGATGGAAAGAAAAGTGAATCAGACATCATCATAGCCAGCCACACATTCACCCATCTACCGCCCAACCACTTACACAGTCAATCCAACCACCCATCACTCATCCAAACACTGTCCTATTCACATAGTCAAACTCCCATCCACCTACCAAGTCAACCACCCTTTCATCCAACCACTCTCCTATTCACACACTCAAACTCCTGTCCACCTACCGAGTCAACCACCCATTCATCCAACCAACCCATCAACTACCATCTACCCACCACCTCATCCTGGTCATCCACCTACCCCTCTAGTCTATCACACATTCATTGTGTGGAGAGATATGGAGGTGGCTTTGCAAACTGTCGTGTCGTGGTTGGAGGCTCACAACAGTGCTTAAAGTTCCTCTCTTCCCTTGGCCAAGAGAGTGTCCCAATCACCTGCCGTATGCTTGGTTTTGTGTCTGGTgtcttgctgagaatgatgcccTGGCCCCTGCTCCCTGGCTGCCTGCTCCCTGGCTGCCTGCTCAGCTGACCATCTTCCTTGTTCTAGGGAGCACCAGCCTTGACCATGCCCTGGAGAGGACCTACCACCTGTTGGTACAGGTCAAGGACATGGGTGACCAGGCCTCAGGCCACCAGGCCACTGCCACCGTGGAAGTCTCCATCATAGAGAGCACCTGGGTGCCCCTAGAGCCTATCCACCTAGCAGAGAATCTCAAAGTCCTATACCCACACCACATGGCCCAGGTGAGTGAGTGGCTGTCAGTGCTGAAGCAGCCCCATGGATGGTGCAGCCAGGCCCGAGTCTCATGGATATTTGGGGGCTGGGTCTGGAACCCACATGACCCCTGCTCCTCCCTCCACTCTTCCCATTACTTCCCACTGTGGACTGGGGTGTTCAAGGCCCCGGACGCAGGCCCACAGCCCCTAGCCTGCCCTGCCATCCTCTAGCAGGCGTGACTCTGTGCTCTGACCTCTTGAACTTGCCCAAGGCTTCCTCAGGGAGAACAGCTGTCACCTCTTGCTGCCATGGGGATTGTCACCCCGGGCCAGGAATGTCTCAGGCCTCTTCTAGGAATGCCCTGGGGTCAGGCCCAGGCTGAGAGGGCAGAAAATAAAGTAACCTGGTCACTCAGGCACTTTGGGCAGGTTCCAGGCTTGGACCAGGGCAAGGCCACTAACAACATGTGCCCTGAACAGAAGGATTCCACCTGGACTCCAGGCCCAGGGAGGGCAGCACCTTGCCTGGGTCACACAGTTGGGGCTCAGGCTCCTCAACCAGAAATCAGATGGGGTGCAAGGGCTGACATGGATCGTTCCTGCCCCTTGGCCCGGGGTGTCCCCCCCAGGTACACTGGAGTGGGGGTGATGTGCACTATCACCTGGAGAGCCATCCCCTGGGACCCTTTGATGTGAATGCGGAGGGAAACCTCTACGTGACCAGAGAGCTGGACAGAGaagcccaggctgaggtgataTGAACGGGGAGCCAGGGATGCAGGCTGGGGGTGCTTGGTCAGGGTCCAGTTGGCTTTTGGGGGTGTCACAACTAcaacagaggctgaggcagtgggaaAGAGCCCCGAAGAGCTGGAGCTGGCCCACCAGAAGGAAACTCAGAGCCAGGCAAGACTGGAGCTGCCCTTGGTCCTGACCTGAAGCCCCCTACTGCCCACCGCAGTACCTGCTCCAGGTGCGGGCTCAGAATTCCTGTGGCGAGGACTATGCGGCCCCTCTGGAGCTGCACGTGCTGGTGATGGATGAGAATGACAATGTGCCTGTCTGCCCTCCACGTGGCCCCGCAGTCAGCATCCCTGAGCTCAGCCCCCCAGGTGAGCTACAGGATGGGAGAGGGACGAAGTCTCTATTAACCACCTGGTCTCGCTCTTCTCTCGGATAAGGACCCAGCCTCAGGCCCCCATGTCAATGTCCCTCCataacacacgcacacacacacgcacgagCTCAAGTTCAGTTTAGTTCAGCACAAAATAAGGAGTGGGTGGGTAAGGCCTCCAGGCTGGGCTGTGGTCCTATCCAGGCAGGTGCTGTCTTGCAGGTACTGAAGTGACTAGACTGTCAGCAGAGGATGCAGATGCCCCCGGCTCCCCAAATTCCCACATTGTGTATCAGCTCCTGAGCCCTGAGCCTGAGGATGGGGTAGAGGGGAGAGCCTTCCAGGTGGACCCCACTTCAGGCAGTGTGACACTGGGGGTGCTCCCACTCCGAGCTGGCCAGAACATCCTGCTTCTGGTGCTGGCCATGGACCTGGCAGGCATAGAGGGTGGTAAGTGCCCTGATTGGTGACCCAGGCCCCCTGTCCCCTCTGTTCCTACCCTGACCTCACCAACACGTTCTCCTCTGCCCCAGGCTTCAGCAGCACCTGTGAGGTCGAAGTCACAGTCACAGACATCAATGATCATGCCCCTGAGTTCATCACTTCCCAGGTAAGCAGTCGCAGGGAGGAAGGCCTTGGGAAGGATGCTGGCAGGGGGCTCAccatccctcctccttctccagatTGGGCCTATAAGCCTCCCTGAGGATGTGGAGCCCGGGACTCTGGTGGCCATGCTCACAGCCACTGATGCTGACCTCGAGCCCGCCTTCCGCCTCATGGATTTTGCCATTGAGAGGGGAGACACGGAAGGGACCTTTGGCCTGGATTGGGAGCCAGACTCTGGGCATGTTAGACTCAGACTCTGCAAGGTGAGGGCCGGGGTGGCTGGGAAAGGGGCCCACACATGCACTCATGCATGCACGTGTGCCTTGCCCAGGCCCACACAGTGACCTGGGCCTCCTGGTTCCAGAACCTCAGTTATGAGGTAGCTCCAAGTCAtgaggtggtagtggtggtgcGGAGTGTGGCGAAGCTGGTGGGGCCAGGCCCAGGTCCGGGAGCCACAGCCACAGTGACTGTGCTGGTGGAGAGAATGATGCCACCCCCCAAGTTGGACCAGGAGAGCTACGAGGCCAGTGTCCCCATCAGTGCCCCAGCCGGCTCTCTCCTGTTGACCATCCAACCCTCCGACCCCATCAGCCGAACCCTCAGGTGAGCTAAAATCCCAGCCCCTTACCTGGACTGGATGGCCCCTGCTCCCTGGGGATGACCCCAGGGCCTCAGAGGGGACTCACATTATCTATGGCCTGCAATATTTCTCAAACTATGGCAAATGCCAAGGTTGTGACTCCTGGCAGGGATCGGGGCTGGATGGACTGGGTGGGGCA from Nomascus leucogenys isolate Asia chromosome 2, Asia_NLE_v1, whole genome shotgun sequence encodes the following:
- the CDH16 gene encoding cadherin-16 isoform X3, which gives rise to MVPAWLWLLCVSVAQALPEAQPAELSVDVPENYGGNFPLYLTKLPLPREGAEGQIVLSGDSGKAAEGPFAVDPDSGFLLVTRALDREEQAEYQLQVTLETQDGRVLWGPQPVLVHVKDENDQVPHFSQAIYRARLSQGTRPGIPFLFLEASDRDEPGTANSDLRFHVLSQVPAQPSPDMFQLETQLGALALSPKGSTSLDHALERTYHLLVQVKDMGDQASGHQATATVEVSIIESTWVPLEPIHLAENLKVLYPHHMAQVHWSGGDVHYHLESHPLGPFDVNAEGNLYVTRELDREAQAEYLLQVRAQNSCGEDYAAPLELHVLVMDENDNVPVCPPRGPAVSIPELSPPGTEVTRLSAEDADAPGSPNSHIVYQLLSPEPEDGVEGRAFQVDPTSGSVTLGVLPLRAGQNILLLVLAMDLAGIEGGFSSTCEVEVTVTDINDHAPEFITSQIGPISLPEDVEPGTLVAMLTATDADLEPAFRLMDFAIERGDTEGTFGLDWEPDSGHVRLRLCKNLSYEVAPSHEVVVVVRSVAKLVGPGPGPGATATVTVLVERMMPPPKLDQESYEASVPISAPAGSLLLTIQPSDPISRTLRFSLVNDSEGWLCIEKVSGEVHTAQSLQGAQPGDTYTVLVEAQDTDHGLIVSGPSKDPDLASGHGPYNFTLGPNPTVQRDWRLQTLNGSHAYLTLALHWVEPREHIIPVVVSHNAQMWQLLVRVIVCRCNMEGQCMRKVGRMKGMPTKLSAVGILVGTLVAIGIFLILIFTHWTMSRKKDPDQPADSVPLKATV
- the CDH16 gene encoding cadherin-16 isoform X4 is translated as MVPAWLWLLCVSVAQALPEAQPAELSVDVPENYGGNFPLYLTKLPLPREGAEGQIVLSGDSGKAAEGPFAVDPDSGFLLVTRALDREEQAEYQLQVTLETQDGRVLWGPQPVLVHVKDENDQASGHQATATVEVSIIESTWVPLEPIHLAENLKVLYPHHMAQVHWSGGDVHYHLESHPLGPFDVNAEGNLYVTRELDREAQAEYLLQVRAQNSCGEDYAAPLELHVLVMDENDNVPVCPPRGPAVSIPELSPPGTEVTRLSAEDADAPGSPNSHIVYQLLSPEPEDGVEGRAFQVDPTSGSVTLGVLPLRAGQNILLLVLAMDLAGIEGGFSSTCEVEVTVTDINDHAPEFITSQIGPISLPEDVEPGTLVAMLTATDADLEPAFRLMDFAIERGDTEGTFGLDWEPDSGHVRLRLCKNLSYEVAPSHEVVVVVRSVAKLVGPGPGPGATATVTVLVERMMPPPKLDQESYEASVPISAPAGSLLLTIQPSDPISRTLRFSLVNDSEGWLCIEKVSGEVHTAQSLQGAQPGDTYTVLVEAQDTDEPKLSTSVPLVIHFLKAPPAPTLTPAPVPTRYLCTPRQDHGLIVSGPSKDPDLASGHGPYNFTLGPNPTVQRDWRLQTLNGSHAYLTLALHWVEPREHIIPVVVSHNAQMWQLLVRVIVCRCNMEGQCMRKVGRMKGMPTKLSAVGILVGTLVAIGIFLILIFTHWTMSRKKDPDQPADSVPLKATV
- the CDH16 gene encoding cadherin-16 isoform X1, yielding MVPAWLWLLCVSVAQALPEAQPAELSVDVPENYGGNFPLYLTKLPLPREGAEGQIVLSGDSGKAAEGPFAVDPDSGFLLVTRALDREEQAEYQLQVTLETQDGRVLWGPQPVLVHVKDENDQVPHFSQAIYRARLSQGTRPGIPFLFLEASDRDEPGTANSDLRFHVLSQVPAQPSPDMFQLETQLGALALSPKGSTSLDHALERTYHLLVQVKDMGDQASGHQATATVEVSIIESTWVPLEPIHLAENLKVLYPHHMAQVHWSGGDVHYHLESHPLGPFDVNAEGNLYVTRELDREAQAEYLLQVRAQNSCGEDYAAPLELHVLVMDENDNVPVCPPRGPAVSIPELSPPGTEVTRLSAEDADAPGSPNSHIVYQLLSPEPEDGVEGRAFQVDPTSGSVTLGVLPLRAGQNILLLVLAMDLAGIEGGFSSTCEVEVTVTDINDHAPEFITSQIGPISLPEDVEPGTLVAMLTATDADLEPAFRLMDFAIERGDTEGTFGLDWEPDSGHVRLRLCKNLSYEVAPSHEVVVVVRSVAKLVGPGPGPGATATVTVLVERMMPPPKLDQESYEASVPISAPAGSLLLTIQPSDPISRTLRFSLVNDSEGWLCIEKVSGEVHTAQSLQGAQPGDTYTVLVEAQDTDEPKLSTSVPLVIHFLKAPPAPTLTPAPVPTRYLCTPRQDHGLIVSGPSKDPDLASGHGPYNFTLGPNPTVQRDWRLQTLNGSHAYLTLALHWVEPREHIIPVVVSHNAQMWQLLVRVIVCRCNMEGQCMRKVGRMKGMPTKLSAVGILVGTLVAIGIFLILIFTHWTMSRKKDPDQPADSVPLKATV